The genomic segment TACTCGGTTTATTAATTTACAAACCTTTTGCTCACCGTTACAAATagaatataattatttttgtaaattggtAAATTGACTGAGGGCACTGACTGATTTGTTGTAACAACTCTGGTTTTCCAACCGCTCGTTTCGCTCCAGTGCCTCTCGTCCAAATATGGTTTGCTGGCTACTACAAGCTCCAGGAAACCAAAAATGATGAACTTAAAACTTCAGAAGGGTAGTCaacaaaccaatgggtgatatCAGGATGACTAAATACTTTAGTGATATATTCTATAGTAACCATGCCCTGAAGCATACACCCTGTATAATCGTCTATTTTGCTCCATGTTGAGCAGtcatttacaaaataaacatcaagcTGTATTGAAGCAGACTAGAATTTGAGACCCAAAGTCACGAGGacaatgtttatgtttatgtgaagagtcattttctgtttcatacAATTTGATGTTATTTTGTAACCTGTTGAGccaccccctgctggccattagaaagaatgcagatTCAATGGACTTCTGCATTAGTTTCACCTTTGAAACCAGGAGGCTACACCCTCTTCTAATGCACCGTCTATTGTAGCGATCCCTTTTTGATTTGTGTCTGTTAAAACATTTGTACAAGTAAGACAAGGTTTGAACTCAACTATGATATTTCTAAATTCAACATGCCATGTGTCGTCTGTTCTCTAACAGCTCTTAAACCTGAGCTGTCTGACTTAAAGACTTCCTGAAGTGTAAGAGGATGAGGTACAAACAGATTCTCATCCTTCCCCCCACTCTATTTTTTTCGTCCTTTATGGTTTTTACTCCCCCTTCTCTTTTTCCACTCACTccctctgtgtttcctctcatTTGGCCTGAACTACAGCAGCACCCCCCCTTCACCATCTaatacactctctctctctcgctcctcttttatttccctcatttgtcttcctctgctcttcttcttaCTCACTCTTAACCTGCTGACCTCATTCCTCCCCCTTGTCTTTTTATCTCCCTCTTATCCTTCTTCACTTTCTCCCCCCACCCCGTCTCCAGTCAAACCCTCCCCGTTTCTTCGCTATGACTCTTCCACTTTCCCATGACAGAAGCAGAGGCGGGAATCAAATGACCAGCGTGTCTACTTTCACCTGGTCTCAGAGCTGGAGCTGTGAAAGAAAGCTTTGTCCCCCGAACCCTTCATCGCCTCTGGAGGTATGTCCTGTGCTGTCCGTACAGGAAAGGACTTTGGTCTGACTGGAATTTTTTTGGGGGCCCATGGGAAAGTATGAGCAAGTTAGGGCCCTAACTCTGCATCTGACATCTCCACCCACAGAGCATGCTGCATCATCAGGATGGAAACCTCATGGCAGTGATTCAAGGGGAAACCATAAAGGGCTTATCATCCAATTAAGAAATAGTTTAGAAattgaaaatgtcaacaaaaaaaatctaaaacatgTCATTACTCTTTAGTTGACCTCTTGTTAACAGACTTTTGAGACAACTTTTAGCTCAAGTTTGGAGGAGTAGAGCTAAAATCATGTGTTGATTCATCATCCAAAGgcagtatataaataaatgacacatttgTCTTCCCATTGTGTTAGTTGTTTGgtaattttaatgtaaaaaagaatGCCAAAAGTTGTCTTGCTACCATCTTAAATGTCAGgatttgctattttttttaaaagattttgttCAGAAAGATCTTTGGTTTTATCAGAACTTTACAAcaattcataaaaaaagttAATGTAGATTAAAACAGAACTTGCTTTGTTCCAAACCTAAGACACTTTTGTCCAACTGGCTTGTGAAGCTAGTAAATCAATTAGCAGCCAAAGAGTTTGTTAGAAACAAAATATAGATTGATATCATTGTTGTTTtataatatttgtttgtttttgctaatAAACAACTTTATATAAGTCTCAAGTcaacattaaagctcctgtgaggaacattTGGTTACTCATTTTGGAGCCCCCTGTGACCAAAGCGGTTTAACAGTCCACAGTCTTTGCTCTGGAGAATGTAAAGAAAGGCTGTTTTAGAGGCGTGCTGGAATTCATTTTGACGCCTACCCAGCATCAGCGGtaacagacattaaaaacaactgtATAGAAATAGTCATAAAAATAGTCAGAAATAGTCAAGCTTTATGCTGATGGACTTTATTGGTCGTGCAGGTCATACAGATGCATCAATAGTCATTTCAGTCCGTTTCATCACCAGGTGAAAACTcctctcaggagctttaaacgGCAATCTTGAGTTGTAACTTGTTTCTGCTGCTCCCAAGTGGCCGAAAAAAAGCAGTTGTCTAAAATATTATTTGTAGTTGTACCAAGACTGAGCTTAAACTTAGTGAATTTACCTGACAGAACACTGTAGGAATAAACATTTTCAAGTGTTGTTTTGACTGGAAATGTATTAAAGTTATTATCACCACATACATGAAGACATCGGATgacttgatttttaatttttaagtaATTTTGAGAAATATATAATGTGTTGGATGcctctttttgtgttctttttcttcttgtctgAACCACTTCTCAACCAGAGAGaacagtgctgctgctgctgccgtcaAAAGGTCATCACAACCTAAAAGAACAAAATCTGCTCTATGATATCAGATCTTTATCCCTTTAGTCCTTATGTGTCAGCACTCACAGGCTGCACTGAGATGACTTATCAGAGACTGTTTCCAGAACAAACGTGTCGGGGGCACCGTCTCCTCTACAAGCCTgtgacccacacacacacacgcacacgcacacgcacacacacacgcacgcgcacacgcacacgcacacgcacacgcacacgcgcacacacacacacacacacacacactcactgaggGGAGTGACCTAAAACGAAATAGAGGAAAGTCCGTTTGACATGCtgtccgggggggggggggggggggggataggaGCTTGGTCAGATAGTGAGCAGGTGGGATGAGGCACACCAGGCTTTATTTAGACAAACCTACAGGCAGTGTGGCTTTCACTGCCCTATTTCTTTTTACTAGATTCTCCAGCAATTTAActggaatgttgtttttttttgttggtattGTAGGCTGTGAACTATTGTTATATTGATATGCTGCATTAcatgttaaacaacaacaacatggtacataatgcaaaaaacatgcaaatcaatcatgttttgagttttttttcctttaaattatTCCCActattttataataaaaaatattattttacattatgaaaaaaaggaaagatgtGTAGGTAACATAtagcttttttttacatagacTTAATTGGTCGTTATAGGAAATAAAGTGACACAGAATGATGCACTGTATGAACAGTATGGAGCAGTTTCTCTTCAGAACCATTGGGGGAGCTATTGTTTTATGAAAGAGCATCCCTTCATAACCATTATGACATGCTGCACATAGTTCATATGCAGTATTAACACATAATAAGATTGGCAGTTATAATTTTAGGGATGGTGCAAGTATTTTAAGACAGATATAGCTCCACTCTTATGAAGAATTATCCTCATTTGAATCCTTGGTTTTTGTTGAAATCAGTCTCGATCATATCAAGAGCAGTGTGTGCTTTGTGGGAAGGAAGAATGGGGACCTGCTTGAGTTCCAGTGAGGAAAGGAGCGCTAGGAAGTCTGTTGTCTTTGCTTTATCAATGTGGTGGTTCATGTCTCCCATGATAATCAGTATTGTCCCACCATCAGGGATATCTGAGATTGACATGTCCAGTTACACAACAAAATCCTCcagattacaccctggtggGTGGCAAATGATGGCAATGTATATTTGAATAGGAGCAGTAACCAtgattgtgtgatattcaagTGAGGAGTTGTTTCTCAGTTGGAAGCGGTTATTAAAGTTCCAGGTTTTGGAAATGAGGATACCTGTTCCACTTTCACGTCCACCCCTGGGGTGTGTTTGAAAGCATTGTGTcagcagaaagagcagctgTTGTCACAGCGTTTTCAGGACGGATCCATGTTTCAGTGAGGGCCTGGAGTTTTGcaagtgcttggatgaattcaATTTTATTCACAGAAGATTGACACTTCCAAAGGCCAAATGTAAATGAAGGGTGGGTAGAAGAGGCAGTCTTAAGCAGAGATAGGTTGTAAGGATTGCGTCCTGTATGACAGGCGCGTCTTTTTCTGTTCTcatgaatgacagagatttGTAGCGCATGATGCATTAGGCAGTAAACAAGATGCAATATGGGCAAAGGCAGTAGATCTCCTGGTTCAGTGGACTCGCTGGTCTTTACCCAGTTTTGGTCTTATCACAATGAGGTGTGACGCTTCAACGTGCCTCATGATCTTAAATACCCCAGAGAACCACAGCTGACACTGcttttgtttaattttacaCGGCTGAACCCGCCCCTGCTCGATATTCAGTTTTCAATCAACAGAGGGTTAGACACGcgtcctgttgatgctcagagaatgaaacttaaatGCTCAGCCCAATCAAAGCCTGCGACTTTACATACTGCCAGGGATCTTAATACTTTAAACTGCAGATTTTGTGAACTGATCCTTTAAATCtcactaacaaaaaaaaaaatcttcatctaATAAATGTAGCTCAGTGgggttcatttttattttagtgctatttgtattctgtttgtttctctgttcttTACATTTGATGTTATCGCACTTTATTCTTAATTAAAAATTACCTCGGTACCTATCAAAGTATCTGAGCTTCAATTAATATCAAGGTTACACGCACAACTGTAATAAGCATGAAAATGAGTCTGGAATATATTGTTGAATGTATGTCCAATTTAATTGCTCAATAAAAGATATTTGAATTAATAAATGAAGCTGTTCAATAAAGTGGAATACAGATGCCCTCTGAGGTCAATTGAGAGGAAATGTGAACTATCATGAAATGGAAATACTCAATGAAGCTAAAGTATCTCAGTTATTAAATatttctaatttattttttaaagtccGTCattactatttaaaaaaaaaaaaaatctacaacaTGAACTAATGGAGGGAATGGCCTATGTAAATCATCTGTACCAATCAAtacaaaaatgtgttaaaagcCATTTTGAGTAATAACCAGTATAGCCTATTAGCCTATCCCCTTACCTGACACATGGCAGCTTGACCCTTTACTTACAGGTACTATCAGGGGGTCATATCTGAAGCCCCTCATGGGAAAAAGCTTGTGTTTTGTCAGGGCTTTGTTAGTTAACTTTTTTCACATAACATGTTTGACTTCCtaaacccccccctccctcctccccccacacTCCACTGCTTATCTCTGTATTGGTTTTCCCCGATTACGAAGGAATAACAACATGGTGAAGTTACACAAGGACGTGTGTTTTGTAGTTTGTGATAACAGCAGTGTAAAACTTACTATGACAACTTAGTATGAACACATCAATCAGATGTAATAcctgataaaaacaaaaggcctTCAAACGTTCAGGTTGTTTCCAAAGATTATTTTTGCACACTGTGATGAATACTGGAATAAGCAATATCATCGACATTAAGACAAAATATGAATATAGAAATAAGTCATCATGTCACAATTAGAATTAAAACAACCATGAAAACATTCCCAGTTAAACTATTTCATGTCAAGGACAGTCACTTGATAACATACATACTCACGTGTtgaattatttatacattaacaaaaatgtaaactaaatgttgACTGTATTAGCCCTCCCACGTTGACCAACTCTGCCCCAATAATCATACAACAAACATTATTCTGGATTTTCCAGCCTCAGGTTAATTATTTGCATTTCCCAAAATCGAATTGCATTCCAACTCAAAGTTTTATAACTCAAGGTTTGATTAATCTGACTATTACAACATGATGTGGCATTGAACTGTGTGAACAAATAATAAAGCTGGATGGACCCAAGCTGTCGTGTTCTGAGTGGTAAGAACACTGAAATATCAGCTTGTATGTCTTAATAGTTGAATTAGTGTATACTTAACAGCTGATATGATTGATGTATGATGTTAGAGACAGggacatgatgtttttaaactggGACACAATGTTTAATATGGGCAACGTTGCTGCTGAACCGTTTAAATGTCTGCCAAGTGATCCATTAGTTTCAGTTTCCTTTTATAACTGCAGACAGGATAAGAGTCAATGCAACAGATGGTTTACTGTCAGAATGTAAAAAGAACAAGAGAGTATCCATGTTAGCATCCAGTATCTTAAAGCTCTTAGATTAGTCTGTTTCAAACCTTTCTGTGCCTCAATGCTATTTTTGATTCTCCTAGTTTTGAAAAAAGGTAAAACTTTGTGAGAAAGAACCATCTGTTTAACCTAAAAGCTGGTCTCTCATTGGATGAGAAGAGCGAGAAAAGGTGGATAAATACTTGGGGTGAGGCAGCAGGTTAGTGtggtttttctctctcattcaGGGAAATAATGAAGTTGTTCATTCTGGTGGCTCTGTTCGGGCTGGGCCTCGCCCAGCACAACCCCCAGACCAAGCACGGCAGGACAACCATCGTCCACCTGTTTGAGTGGCGCTGGGCTGACATCGCTGCAGAGTGTGAGCGCTTCTTGGGTCCCAATGGCTTTGGTGGTGTCCAGGTACGTCTGCAAACAGGTGGATCGTTTCTTGGTTTGGAAAAGGAagatcatttattgtttttctttttcagaataTGTGGTTTATAGTCAAGCTGCTTGTAAAATAAGCATTAGACTCATTCaattagatttttctttaaGGAGAAGTTCACCATATATTAAAAGGTAACAGTGGATTTCATCTTCCTTTATCAAGAACAGTTGTAAGCTGTTtaagatatttatttaaacttcagtttcatcagtttttatgaataaatatttttcattttaaacacaaatattttagCGTGAATAAATAAGTAAAGTAGTGTCAGTAGGGAGGtgataatatataaataagGACTACAAATGTTGGcataattaaaatatgttgcaTTTTCTGTTGCTTCTCCttaacttcattttaaaaaggtaGTCCAGAAATGTTTGTATTGCAGTTCTCTAATTTTGGAGTTCATGGAGggcagtttttgttttaaaaatggccCTTTCAGATCAGAAACAGTTCATTCCAACTctatgtaaaaaataaagctcTTAAATACTACAAAACCTGACATCATCATTAGAGATTTTGTCATATTTAAGAAAGTTTCAGAGTGACATTTTACTGTTCACAATACTTAACTATAATTTCCAATGTTACAATTTAATTTAGGAGATGCTTTTGTCCAAAGTGAGCTACAACCTTCTTCACAGGCTACATAGTACTCcttatgataataaaagaatAGTACACTTAATATAACCATATCCACCATCAACTCTCTATCTGCAAACAATTCTTCTTGAAAGTGATCATTACTGTAATGTcttccctctgtgttttttttctttctttcagatcTCCCCTCCCAATGAGCACATTGTGCTCGACAGTCCCTGGAGGCCCTGGTGGCAGAGATACCAGCCAATCGGCTACAACCTGTGCTCCAGATCTGGCAGTGAGGACGAGCTCAGAGACATGATCACCAGATGCAACAATGTCGGGGTAAACTACATTTCAACAGTCGTGTTGATAAATTCATTCTAAGAAAGACAGCAGCTCGTAAATCTACAGCTTTGAAAAAGACTATAAATTGTTGGCAGACACATGGCTTAAGGCTTCATGTATTATTTCAGATCACTTTCTAATAACATGCAgctgacattttgaaataacagatattttttaacaaagaacTAGGTTATTAGGTAAGGCCCTTGTCTTGAGGAAATATAAACCATAATTTGATTTGGACATTCAGCAGCTGCCTCAATTCCTTGACAAACAACATCACACTAAGCAGAGATTGACCAGTGCAGCTTTGACATAGCCAGGTGACCAGAGAATGAACCTAatgtgctaaaaaaaagttgtgaaagTGCGCAGGGATAGAAGGGAGGTGTTGATTAGCTGTGTTTGCACctaagttttttttcccctaccCCCGCAGGTCAACATCTATGTGGATGCTGTCGTCAACCACATGTGTGGTGCCGGAGGTGGAGAGGGAACCCACTCCTCATGTGGAAGCTGGTTCAGCGCCAACAGAAAAGAATTCCCCACAGTCCCTTTCACCCACTGGGACTTCAATGACAACAAATGCAGGACTGGCAGCGGCAATATTGAGAACTACGGTGATGCTAATCAGGTGAAGAATAGATCACTCATCAAACAGTAATTTTTACAACcaatcaacattttttcatgacaCTTTTAACTCCATGTAAGAGGCTGTTCAGTAAGATGCTTCCAAATTGACCCGTTATTTTACTCAGAGGAGTTTTAAACAAGAATAATGATAAATGTATATGCTATATTGTCTGCTCCAGGTCCGTGATTGTCGTTTGGTCGGCCTGTTGGACCTCGCACTGGAGAAAGATTTTGTCAGGGGCAAGGTTGCTGACTTCATGAACAAGCTGATTGACATGGGTGTGGCTGGATTCAGAGTGGATGCCTGCAAGCACATGTGGCCCGGCGACCTGTCTGCTGTTTACGGCCGTCTGCACAACCTCAACTCCAAATGGTTCCCCAATGGCGCCAGACCCTTCATCTTCCAGGAGGTAAGATATATCTCTGTCTTAGATATCTGAAAATATATCATTGGAAGAgtcaaatatctaaaaaaaataaaataataataatattaaaaaaaagatatatcaGCCTTAAACCCTCTACTCTTACTCCATGCATATTCTGTCGggttaaaaacacatgttgtaAATACATAAGTCATCATGTTTAATTGGTTTAAAATCACCTCTGTATTTTACAATCTATCTTGCTGACATAAAATAGCTGGATTCACAGCTAAAATCCTCATGCAGGTTACTGATTGGTTTAAGACACGCCCACTTGACAAATATTTATGACTGATAGCGCCTTACAGCATTCAACAGAGCTGTGGGAAAATGAGCGCAGGAATCCagatgacaaacacaaacacacccagacACATGCATATGTTAATACCCAACAAgacattattattttacaaGCACCGGTATGAACAGAGGTAATACTGACATCATGATATACTAAATGGATGAAGCCCAGactttttgatttgaaaaaaacaaaggttgtAAGCTACAAAAAGAGCCAGTGAGCCTCAAAGACATTACtgtttaacagcagaaatatgGTTCTTGTTATCGCCAATAAAGTGTTAAATGACTTTTGTCACTCCACAAATCACAGACATTGCGCAATAATCTGAACCATAAACTTCTTTGGATTGCATGATTGATGTGAGCGGTGGTGTGAATTTGATTTGCCTCCAGGTTATTGATCTGGGAGGTGAGCCCATCACATCTAGAGAGTATACCCATCTTGGAAGGGTGACCGAGTTCAAATATGGCGCCAAACTGGGAGCTGTCTTCAGAAAATGGAATGGCGAGAAGCTGTCTTACACCAAGTATgcttatttttttgttacagtGCCTTTACAATAGATATCAAATTGATTTATTGGAATTTGATTAAACCATGACAGTCAATGGGTAGGGCTAATATGTTTTTGCTTAGTAACAGCTGATTCTAGAGACAAGTTTATGACTTAATTCTTCCTAAGTTATGTTGACTCCAGCTGGGATGTCTGGCCAAAATACTTGAGCTCATATTTTGTCCAaacttgattattttttaagtttaccTTTCAATATTAAATCATATTCTTgtgtgcaggagctggggaGAGGGATGGGGTTTCATGCCCGACGGCAATGCTTTTGTCTTCGTTGACAACCATGACAACCAGAGAGGACACGGTGCTGGTGGTGCCGCCATTGTTACCTTCTGGGATTCCAGGCTTCACAAGATGGCCGTTGCCTACATGCTGGCCCATCCATACGGTATCACCAGGGTGATGTCTAGCTTCCGCTGGAACCGCCACATTGTCAACGGAAAGGTACATACTGCTTTCAGTTGAAATAATTATCATAAGCAATATGGAGCAAGGATTTTGTTGTGTAAAACAGATTTCACCACCTTCAAATTGTAGGATCAGAATGACTGGATGGGCCCTCCCAGCCATGGTGATGGATCCACCAAGCCTGTTCCCATCAACCCCGACCAGACTTGTGGAGATGGATGGGTGTGTGAGCACAGATGGCGTCAGATCAAGTGAGTCCCTCAGAAAACAAGAAACGATGAACTGCTCACCAACTGAAGGACTTCTGCTTGGTCATATGGATAACTACGTTCATGTCTGTCTTATTTAGGAACATGGTTATCTTCCGTAATGTTGTCAATGGACAGCCTCACTCAAACTGGTGGGACAACCAGAGCAACCAGGTAGCTTTTGGACGTGGCAACCGTGGATTCATTGTCTTCAACAATGATGACTGGTAAGGATTACAATTACTCTAACTTGAACTGACAAATAAGTACTTATTTCAGTCACTTAAATCAACTAACTCCCTGGAAGAAGAAACTTAAAGAACCAGTTGCAGATTTGTGTCAATATTGAGTAGGCTTTGAGATATAATATACAATCAACTAT from the Labrus bergylta chromosome 4, fLabBer1.1, whole genome shotgun sequence genome contains:
- the amy2a gene encoding pancreatic alpha-amylase, whose product is MKLFILVALFGLGLAQHNPQTKHGRTTIVHLFEWRWADIAAECERFLGPNGFGGVQISPPNEHIVLDSPWRPWWQRYQPIGYNLCSRSGSEDELRDMITRCNNVGVNIYVDAVVNHMCGAGGGEGTHSSCGSWFSANRKEFPTVPFTHWDFNDNKCRTGSGNIENYGDANQVRDCRLVGLLDLALEKDFVRGKVADFMNKLIDMGVAGFRVDACKHMWPGDLSAVYGRLHNLNSKWFPNGARPFIFQEVIDLGGEPITSREYTHLGRVTEFKYGAKLGAVFRKWNGEKLSYTKSWGEGWGFMPDGNAFVFVDNHDNQRGHGAGGAAIVTFWDSRLHKMAVAYMLAHPYGITRVMSSFRWNRHIVNGKDQNDWMGPPSHGDGSTKPVPINPDQTCGDGWVCEHRWRQIKNMVIFRNVVNGQPHSNWWDNQSNQVAFGRGNRGFIVFNNDDWDLDVTLNTGMPGGTYCDVISGQKDGGRCTGKQINVGGDGRAHFRISNKDEDPFVAIHADSKL